From a single Lonchura striata isolate bLonStr1 chromosome 13, bLonStr1.mat, whole genome shotgun sequence genomic region:
- the SETD6 gene encoding N-lysine methyltransferase SETD6 isoform X2, giving the protein MVRTGRGGAEPQGPPEQGGRGGGVRDAGRRGAAGGRGAVHHPSHGAAVPAHHVHPRTLAGRPQEERTRLLQGTGIPEAVDKDLANIQLEYNSIILPFMETHPDIFDPKLHTLELYKELVAFVMAYSFQEPLEEEEEDEKGPNPPMMVPVADILNHVANHNANLEYSPQCLRMVTTQPVRKGQEIFNTYGQMANWQLLHMYGFAEPYPGNSHDTADIQMVTLRRAALQRAKSEAQQQLVSEQWDFLCQLEMVGEEGAFVLGWDEVLTEEELSMTLKVLCMSEEEFKEYKEQDGWEDDSEEEENSTLSNEALSRLKTPCKKLLYDSVLLTLESYGADLKADQDLLNNKEAYEKLSRREQQALHVRYGQKRILHQLLELVQ; this is encoded by the exons ATGGTGCGGACGGGCCGGGGTGGAGCTGAACCCCAAG GTCCGCCTGAGCAGGGAGGGCGCGGTGGCGGGGTACGGGATGCTGGCCGCCGAGGAGCTGCAGGCGGGAGAGGTGCTGTTCACCATCCCTCGCACGGCGCTGCTGTCCCAGCACACCACGTCCATCCACGCACTCTTGCAGGAAG GCCACAAGAAGAACGAACAAGgctcctgcagggcacaggcaTCCCAGAAGCTGTGGACAAGGATCTAGCTAACATCCAGCTGGAGTACAATTCCATCATCTTGCCTTTCATGGAGACCCACCCCGACATCTTTGATCCCAAACTGCACACTCTGGAGTTGTATAAGGAACTGGTGGCATTTGTCATGGCTTACAG CTTTCAGGAACctttggaggaggaagaagaagatgaGAAGGGGCCCAATCCTCCCATGATGGTTCCTGTAGCAGACATTTTGAATCATGTGGCCAACCACAATGCCAACCTGGAATACTCTCCT CAATGTTTGAGGATGGTTACAACGCAGCCCGTGAGGAAAGGACAGGAGATCTTCAACACGTATGGGCAGATGGCCaactggcagctgctgcacatgtATGGCTTTGCAGAGCCCTACCCCGGCAACAGCCACGACACAGCCGACATCCAGATGGTGACGCTGCGCAGGGCGGCTCTGCAGC GTGCCAAAAgtgaagcacagcagcagctggtctCAGAGCAGTGGGACTTCTTGTGCCAGCTGGAGATGGTGGGCGAGGAAGGTGCCTTTGTGCTTGGCTGGGATGAGGTGCTGACAGAGGAAGAGCTGTCCATGACCCTCAAG GTGCTCTGCATGTCAGAAGAAGAATTCAAGGAGTATAAGGAGCAAGATGGCTGGGAAGATGacagtgaggaagaagaaaactcTACTCTTTCAAATGAGGCCCTCTCCAGACTTAAAACCCCTTGCAAGAAGCTCCTTTATGACAGTGTGCTGCTGACCCTGGAGTCCTATGGGGCAGACCTGAAAGCAGACCAGGACTTGCTAAATAACAAGGAGGCTTATGAAAAACTGAGTCGAAGGGAGCAGCAAGCACTGCACGTGCGCTACGGACAGAAGAGGATCTTGCATCAGCTGCTAGAGCTGGTACAATAG
- the AGRP gene encoding agouti-related protein, with the protein MLNVLLLCCGLLQGIQAALDLRTADLSCGHLQKASGGLERVDRARQASLQRKGKEASVEPAGALPRLGFEQMALGVQEADGDFVQRGSLLETQASSTELQAEGREERSPRRCVRLLESCLGHQIPCCDPCATCYCRFFNAFCYCRKISTNFPCGKN; encoded by the exons ATGCTGAacgtgctgctgctgtgctgtgggctgctgcagggaatcCAGGCTGCCCTGGATCTCAGGACTGCTGACCTCAGCTGTGGCCACCTGCAGAAGGCGAGCGGCGGGCTGGAGCGGGTGGACAGAGCCCGGCAGGCCAGCCTGCAGCGGAAAGGCAAGGAGGCGTCTGTGGAGCCGGCAG GAGCTCTCCCAAGGCTGGGGTTTGAGCAGATGGCCCTGGGGGTCCAAGAAGCTGATGGTGACTTCGTGCAGAGAGGCAGCCTGCTGGAAACACAG GCATCATCCACAGAACTGCAAGCTGAGGGCCGTGAGGAGCGCTCCCCCCGCCGCTGCGTCCGTCTCCTGGAGTCCTGCCTCGGCCACCAGATCCCCTGCTGTGACCCCTGTGCCACCTGCTACTGCCGCTTCTTCAACGCCTTTTGCTACTGCAGGAAAATCAGCACCAACTTCCCCTGTGGCAAGAACTAG
- the SETD6 gene encoding N-lysine methyltransferase SETD6 isoform X1, whose translation MASAPKRFKAAVGSGAQGKSSADPLAGFLAWCGRAGVELNPKVRLSREGAVAGYGMLAAEELQAGEVLFTIPRTALLSQHTTSIHALLQEAQESLQSQSGWVPLLLALLHEYTASSSHWQPYFSLWQGFRSLDHPMFWPQEERTRLLQGTGIPEAVDKDLANIQLEYNSIILPFMETHPDIFDPKLHTLELYKELVAFVMAYSFQEPLEEEEEDEKGPNPPMMVPVADILNHVANHNANLEYSPQCLRMVTTQPVRKGQEIFNTYGQMANWQLLHMYGFAEPYPGNSHDTADIQMVTLRRAALQRAKSEAQQQLVSEQWDFLCQLEMVGEEGAFVLGWDEVLTEEELSMTLKVLCMSEEEFKEYKEQDGWEDDSEEEENSTLSNEALSRLKTPCKKLLYDSVLLTLESYGADLKADQDLLNNKEAYEKLSRREQQALHVRYGQKRILHQLLELVQ comes from the exons ATGGCGTCGGCGCCCAAGCGGTTCAAG GCGGCGGTCGGGAGCGGCGCCCAGGGGAAGAGTAGTGCCGACCCCCTCGCCGGGTTCCTGGCATGGTGCGGACGGGCCGGGGTGGAGCTGAACCCCAAG GTCCGCCTGAGCAGGGAGGGCGCGGTGGCGGGGTACGGGATGCTGGCCGCCGAGGAGCTGCAGGCGGGAGAGGTGCTGTTCACCATCCCTCGCACGGCGCTGCTGTCCCAGCACACCACGTCCATCCACGCACTCTTGCAGGAAG CCCAGGAGTCCCTGCAGAGCCAGTCCGGTTGGGTCCCTCTCCTGCTGGCCTTGCTCCATGAgtacacagccagcagctcccactggcAGCCGTATTTCTCCCTCTGGCAGGGCTTCCGGAGCCTGGACCACCCCATGTTCTG GCCACAAGAAGAACGAACAAGgctcctgcagggcacaggcaTCCCAGAAGCTGTGGACAAGGATCTAGCTAACATCCAGCTGGAGTACAATTCCATCATCTTGCCTTTCATGGAGACCCACCCCGACATCTTTGATCCCAAACTGCACACTCTGGAGTTGTATAAGGAACTGGTGGCATTTGTCATGGCTTACAG CTTTCAGGAACctttggaggaggaagaagaagatgaGAAGGGGCCCAATCCTCCCATGATGGTTCCTGTAGCAGACATTTTGAATCATGTGGCCAACCACAATGCCAACCTGGAATACTCTCCT CAATGTTTGAGGATGGTTACAACGCAGCCCGTGAGGAAAGGACAGGAGATCTTCAACACGTATGGGCAGATGGCCaactggcagctgctgcacatgtATGGCTTTGCAGAGCCCTACCCCGGCAACAGCCACGACACAGCCGACATCCAGATGGTGACGCTGCGCAGGGCGGCTCTGCAGC GTGCCAAAAgtgaagcacagcagcagctggtctCAGAGCAGTGGGACTTCTTGTGCCAGCTGGAGATGGTGGGCGAGGAAGGTGCCTTTGTGCTTGGCTGGGATGAGGTGCTGACAGAGGAAGAGCTGTCCATGACCCTCAAG GTGCTCTGCATGTCAGAAGAAGAATTCAAGGAGTATAAGGAGCAAGATGGCTGGGAAGATGacagtgaggaagaagaaaactcTACTCTTTCAAATGAGGCCCTCTCCAGACTTAAAACCCCTTGCAAGAAGCTCCTTTATGACAGTGTGCTGCTGACCCTGGAGTCCTATGGGGCAGACCTGAAAGCAGACCAGGACTTGCTAAATAACAAGGAGGCTTATGAAAAACTGAGTCGAAGGGAGCAGCAAGCACTGCACGTGCGCTACGGACAGAAGAGGATCTTGCATCAGCTGCTAGAGCTGGTACAATAG
- the LOC110476252 gene encoding SNF-related serine/threonine-protein kinase, translated as MAGAQSCGEGKIAGLYDLERTLGKGHFAVVKLARHVFTGQRVAVKVIDKSKLAGEAAGQLLQEVRCMKLVQHPNVVRLYEVIDTHAKLYLILELGDGGDMFDHIMRHEGGLAEPRAKHYFAQIVHAISYCHKLHVVHRDLKPENVVFFQEQGVVKLTDFGFSNRFQPGKMLTTSCGSLAYSAPEILLGDEYDAPAVDIWSLGVILYMLVCGHPPFQEANDSETLTMIMDCRYTVPPHVSAQCADLISRMLQRDPKQRASLEQIEGHTWLQGVDPSPASRSLLPLTSHKRVSEEEHEIILQAMMCGNIADRDTIQEALEADRYNHITATYFLLAERMLREKQEKQGHRLSLVYNLAKEVQSRPNLSDTFGSAGSAGSLLPFTEIGGLAGGPRLPSGGDIGGRQPTGTLLKVPAVDTTITKSTPALQQICEEEEEDEEEEERPSAMERKSSSLNQEQMRAFLRAHRPPGRGEVWGPGVELGGRGGRSGMPWAGKGVSGSRGPPVLRGNGGEPPKREEDTEPGGSSAEFPKEKGAVLSPQSSSAEVPQVLGAETAPATLPSPADMSPGQGEQISPAQQSVESSGPEGGAESVIKLDPGKSKGGSLRDRLLQFPLCEKALAFKLRPGSKESLLSLGQFNCCHVI; from the exons ATGGCCGGGGCACAGAGCTGCGGCGAGGGCAAGATCGCGGGGCTGTACGACCTGGAGCGCACGCTGGGCAAGGGCCACTTTGCAGTGGTGAAGCTGGCCCGGCATGTCTTCACTGGGCAGCGCGTGGCCGTCAAGGTGATCGACAAGAGCAAGctggcgggggaggcggcggggcagctcctgcaggaggtGCGCTGCATGAAGCTGGTGCAGCACCCCAACGTGGTGCGGCTCTACGAGGTCATCGACACCCACGCCAAGCTCTACCTCATCCTGGAGCTGGGCGACGGTGGGGACATGTTTGACCACATCATGCGGCACGAGGGCGGCCTGGCCGAGCCACGGGCCAAGCACTACTTTGCCCAGATCGTCCATGCCATTTCCTATTGCCACAAGCTCCACGTGGTGCACCGCGACCTCAAGCCCGAGAACGTGGTCTTCTTCCAGGAGCAAGGGGTGGTCAAACTCACAGACTTCGGCTTCAGCAACCGCTTCCAGCCCGGCAAGATGCTCACCACCAGCTGCGGCTCCTTGGCGTACTCGGCACCAGAGATCCTGCTTGGGGATGAGTATGATGCCCCAGCTGTTG ACATCTGGAGCCTGGGAGTCATCCTCTACATGCTGGTGTGTGGCCACCCCCCCTTCCAGGAGGCCAACGACAGCGAGACCCTCACCATGATCATGGACTGCCGCTACACCGTCCCCCCACACGTCTCGGCACAGTGCGCTGA TCTCATCTCCAGGATGCTGCAGCGGGACCCGAAGCAGCGAGCATCCCTGGAGCAGATCGAGGGCCACACGTGGCTGCAGGGGGTGGACCCGTCCCCTGCCAGCCgctccctgctgcccctcacCTCCCACAAGCGCGTGTCTGAGGAGGAGCACGAGATCATCCTCCAGGCCATGATGTGCGGGAACATCGCAGATCGGGACACCATCCAGGA GGCGCTGGAAGCCGACCGCTACAACCACATCACGGCCACATACTTCCTGCTGGCGGAGAGGATGCTGagggagaagcaggagaagcaggGCCACCGCCTCAGTCTCGTTTACAACCTGGCCAAGGAGGTACAGAGCAG gcCCAACCTGTCAGACACGTTCGGCTCTGCGGGCAGCGCCGGCAGCCTCCTGCCCTTCACGGAGATAGGCGGCCTCGCCGGGGGGCCCCGGCTGCCCTCTGGAGGGGACATTGGCGGCCGGCAGCCCACCGGGACCCTACTGAAGGTCCCTGCCGTTGACACCACCATCACCAAGAGCACCCCGGCCCTGCAGCAGAtctgtgaggaggaagaggaggacgaggaggaggaggagagaccCAGCGCAATGGAGAGGAAGAGCAGCTCTCTGAACCAGGAGCAGATGCGAGCCTTCCTGCGCGCccaccgcccgcccggccgcggggAGGTCTGGGGGCCGGGGGTGGAGCTggggggccggggcgggcgctCAGGgatgccctgggctgggaagggagtGAGTGGGAGCCGGGGTCCCCCAGTGCTGCGGGGAAATGGAGGTGAGCCCCCGAAGAGGGAGGAGGACACAGAGCCTGGGGGCTCCTCAGCAGAGTTCCCCAAGGAAAAGGGAGCTGTCCTGTCaccccagagcagctcagctgaagTGCCCCAGGTATTGGGGGCAGAGACAGCTCCTGCCACCCTTCCAAGTCCTGCAGAcatgtccccagggcagggggaacagatcagcccagcccagcagtcgGTGGAGAGCTCAGGCCCTGAAGGGGGAGCAGAGAGTGTGATCAAGCTGGACCCAGGCAAGAGCAAGGGGGGCAGCCTGCGGGACAGGCTCCTGCAGTTCCCGCTCTGCGAGAAAGCCCTGGCCTTCAAACTCCGGCCGGGCTCCAAGGAGAGCCTCTTATCCCTGGGGCAGTTCAACTGCTGCCATGTCATTTAA